The Blattabacterium cuenoti genomic interval TAAAAATAAAAAAAAATAATATAAAAAAAATATAAATATATTTAATTAAAACTAAATATATTATATAAATATAATATAAATATAATATACAACATTATTATTATTATTAATTATTATTTAAATAATAATAATTTTAATATAGTATATCTAACTCTAACATAAACATATAAATAGCATATAAAATATATTAAAAAACTTATTTTATGATAATTAAAAACATTAATAATTTTAATTTTGAAAATAAAATTGCTTTAATAAGAGTTGATTATAATGTTCCTATAAACAATAATTATGAAATAATAGATGATACAAGAATACAGTATAGTATTCCTACTATACAAAAAATAATTTGCGAAAAAGGAAAAGTTGTTCTTATTTCTCATTTTGGAAGACCAAAAGGTAAACGATTAAAAAATCTATCTTTAAAATTTTTAGTTCCTTTTTTGACAAAAAAGTTTGGTATTCCAGTAAAATTTTGTGATGATTGTATAGGAAATAACGTAATAAATAAAATTAAAAAATTAAAAAGTGGAGATATTTTATTATTAGAAAATTTGCGTTTTTATAAAGAAGAAGAGGAAGAAAACTACAATTTTGGACAAGAATTATCAAAAAATGGAGATATTTACGTTAATGATGCTTTTAGTGTAGCTCATAGGAATCATAGTTCAATAATAACAACACCAAAATTTTTTTTGGAAAAAAAATGCATGGGTTTTCTTATGAAAAAAGAAATAGAAAATTTTAAAAAGTTTTTTTCAGGACAACATAAAAAACCTATTACAGTTATATTAGGAGGTTCAAAAGTATCTTCAAAATTAAATATTATTAAAAGTTTAATTGATTTTTCTAATTTTATTTTAATAGGAGGTGGGATGGCATATCCTTTTATTAAAAAAAAATATGGGGGAAAAATAGGAAATTCTCTTACTGAAAAATATAGTATTATTGAAAATACATTAGAAGAAATTCTATCAGAACTAAATAAAAAAAATAAAAATAATATTCTATTGTTTCCAAAAGATGTTGTTATATCAAAAACATTTGACAATAATAAAAATACTAAAATTGTTCCTATACACTCAATTCCAAATGGATGGATAGGTTTAGATATAGGTCCAAAATCAATAAAATATTTTTGTAACATTATTGAAAAATCAAAAACAATTTTATGGAATGGGCCATTAGGAGTTTTTGAATTTTCAAATTTCTCTATAGGAACAAAAAAAATAGCAAAAAAAATATCAGAAATAACAAAAAACGGAGCCTACTCTTTAGTAGGAGGAGGAGATTCCATTGCTGCATTAAAAATGGAAAAATGTGAAAAAAAAGTTAGTTATTTATCTACAGGAGGTGGCTCAATGTTAGAAATATTAAAAAATAAAGTTCTTCCTGGAATAAAATCCTTATATATATAACAAGTTTTTAATTATATTTATTTTTTTTTTAATTATATTTGTTTCTTCTAAAAAAAAATAAAAAAATTATGTCATTTAAAATACCTAAACTACCATATTCTTATGAAGATTTAGAACCTTTTATAGATAAGAAAACGATGGAAATTCATTATACAAAACATCATGCTACTTATACAGAAAATTTAAATAAATTTATTTCTGGAACAGACATGATTAATTTATCTATTGAAGAAATTCTTAGAAGAGCTCATATAGAAGTTCCAGGTATACGAAATAATAGTGGAGGATATTACAATCATAATATATTTTGGGAAATATTAATACCTAATGAAAAATTTGAAAATCCAAGTATAAATTTTTCTAATATTTTAGAAAGAGATTTTAAATCTTTTAATTCTTTTAAAGAAAAATTTACAAATTTAGCTATGAATTGTTTCGGTTCCGGATGGACATGGTTATGTGTAAAAAATAAAAAACTAACTATTTGTTCTACAGCAAATCAAGATAATCCACTTATGTATGGTATGGGATGTGAAGGAATTCCAATATTAGGATTAGATGTTTGGGAACATGCGTATTATCTTAAATATCAAAATAGAAGAATAGATTACATTTCATCATTTTGGAAAATTATTAATTGGAAAAAAGTCGAAAAAAATTACATAAATAATATAAAGTAAATAAATTATAATGGGAAAAATAATTTTGAATAAAATCAAATTATTTGGACATCATGGATGTATTCCAGAAGAAAAATTTATTGGTAATAATTATTTAATAAATCTAGAAATAGAAGTTGATTTTTCCAATGCATATATTAATGATGAATTATCTTCAACTATAGATTATGTGCATTTATATAGTATTGTAAAAGAAGAAATGAAAATAAGGTCTAAATTAATGGAACATTTAGCAAAAAGGATAATTACTAAATTAAAAATTTTCAAAAAACTGAAATATGCAAAAATAAAAATTTGCAAAAAAAATCCTCCATTAAAAGGAATAATAGAAGAAGTTTGTGTTGTACTAGAAGAATAAATTTTGGCACGGTGGCCGAATGGTTAGGCAAAGGTCTGCAAAACCTTTTATAGCGGTTCAATTCCGCTCTGTGCCTTCTATAATATAAATAATATATTTATATTTGTTTTAACATTAACAAAGATTTTTTCTAAAAAAATATGAGGATAAATAACATACTTATTTCACAACCTCTTACTGGTGGGTCAAATTCACCATATTTAGAGCTTAGTAAAAATAAAAATGTGAATATATACTTCAGATCTTTCATAGAGATAATAGGAGCCTCATCTAACGATGTTAGAAAACAAAAAATAGATTTTTCTGATTTTACTGTTGTTCTTTTCATAAGTAAAAGATCTGTAGATAATTATTTTAGATTATCTGAATCTATGAGATTCAAAGTTCCAATTACTATGAGATATGTTTGTCAAACAAAAGCTATTGCATATTATTTACAGAAATATATTGTATACAGAAAAAGAAAAATTCATATAGGAAATAGCTCCTTTAAAGATATTATTCCATATATTAAAAAATATTATAAAGAAAAATTTCTTTTACCTTCTTCAGATATTTTAAAACCAGAAATTCCAAATATGCTAAATAAATCTAATGTTTTTTGGAAAAGAGCAATTTTATATAAAACAACTTCAAGCGATTTATCTGATTTAAAACATGTAAATTATGATATTTTGGTTTTTTTTAATCCTGCAGAAATAAAATCATTATTTGAAAATTTTCCTAATTTCAATCAAAATAACATTAAAATAGCAACTTTTGGAAAAAATACTTTAGATGCTGCTGCTCAAGCTGGATTAAAAATTGATATTAAAGTTCCTACACCAGAATTCCCTTCTATGTCTATGGCTTTAGAGGAATACATAAAAAAATATAATTCAATAATAAAAAAAAATAAAGTAAAGTAAAATAATAAAAATATTATTTATTCTACAGTAACAGATTTAGCAAGGTTTCTTGGTTTATCAACATTTTTTCCACATATATCAGCTATTTGATAAGCTAATAATTGTAAAGGAATAATTGTTATTAATGGACTTAATTCTTCTGAAATTTTTGGAATTTTTATAACATGATCAACTAACATCCTTATTTGTATATCTTCTTCATTTATTATTGCTATAATTTTTCCTTTTCTTGCTTTAATTTCTTGTATGTTTGCAATTATTTTTTCGTAATATCTATCTTTTATTGCAATAATAACAATAGGTGTTTTTTCATCTACTAAAGCAATAGGCCCATGTTTCATTTCTGCAGCTGGATATCCTTCTGCGTGAATATAAGATATTTCTTTCAATTTTAAAGACCCTTCTAATGCTACAGGAAAATTTATACCTCTTCCTAAATAAAGAAAGTTATTTACCTTGTAATATATATGAGATATTTTTTTTATGTGTTTATCTATTTTTAAAGTATTGTAAATTTTTTTAGGAATACATATT includes:
- a CDS encoding phosphoglycerate kinase codes for the protein MIIKNINNFNFENKIALIRVDYNVPINNNYEIIDDTRIQYSIPTIQKIICEKGKVVLISHFGRPKGKRLKNLSLKFLVPFLTKKFGIPVKFCDDCIGNNVINKIKKLKSGDILLLENLRFYKEEEEENYNFGQELSKNGDIYVNDAFSVAHRNHSSIITTPKFFLEKKCMGFLMKKEIENFKKFFSGQHKKPITVILGGSKVSSKLNIIKSLIDFSNFILIGGGMAYPFIKKKYGGKIGNSLTEKYSIIENTLEEILSELNKKNKNNILLFPKDVVISKTFDNNKNTKIVPIHSIPNGWIGLDIGPKSIKYFCNIIEKSKTILWNGPLGVFEFSNFSIGTKKIAKKISEITKNGAYSLVGGGDSIAALKMEKCEKKVSYLSTGGGSMLEILKNKVLPGIKSLYI
- a CDS encoding superoxide dismutase, giving the protein MSFKIPKLPYSYEDLEPFIDKKTMEIHYTKHHATYTENLNKFISGTDMINLSIEEILRRAHIEVPGIRNNSGGYYNHNIFWEILIPNEKFENPSINFSNILERDFKSFNSFKEKFTNLAMNCFGSGWTWLCVKNKKLTICSTANQDNPLMYGMGCEGIPILGLDVWEHAYYLKYQNRRIDYISSFWKIINWKKVEKNYINNIK
- the folB gene encoding dihydroneopterin aldolase, encoding MGKIILNKIKLFGHHGCIPEEKFIGNNYLINLEIEVDFSNAYINDELSSTIDYVHLYSIVKEEMKIRSKLMEHLAKRIITKLKIFKKLKYAKIKICKKNPPLKGIIEEVCVVLEE
- a CDS encoding uroporphyrinogen-III synthase yields the protein MRINNILISQPLTGGSNSPYLELSKNKNVNIYFRSFIEIIGASSNDVRKQKIDFSDFTVVLFISKRSVDNYFRLSESMRFKVPITMRYVCQTKAIAYYLQKYIVYRKRKIHIGNSSFKDIIPYIKKYYKEKFLLPSSDILKPEIPNMLNKSNVFWKRAILYKTTSSDLSDLKHVNYDILVFFNPAEIKSLFENFPNFNQNNIKIATFGKNTLDAAAQAGLKIDIKVPTPEFPSMSMALEEYIKKYNSIIKKNKVK